Proteins encoded together in one Thalassotalea crassostreae window:
- a CDS encoding efflux RND transporter permease subunit: MLGLIDSALYRTRSVMMIFLLLLISGAITYNSIPKESKPDIPIPNIYISMIHDGISPEDAERMLVRPMENELKSLEGIKEMRSTSSEGHASIMLEYVPGFDAKEALADVRDKVTLAKAKLPNETEEPVVKEVTMASSQPAVTVFLSGPVSERGLITIARDLEDKIAALPQVLEVDIGGDREDMVEIIVDPLLMESYGLDQNDIFQLVERNNRLVPAGTMDTGKGRFAVKVPSVFESFKDMLELPIKVEGEKVVTFEDISIVRRAYKDPTSFARLNGERAISIEVKKRPGQNIIDTVDRVRTLIEKERVFWPKHILVNYTGDESKNVKVMLLDLQNNVISAVLLVVIVIIAALGARTASLVGLSIPGSFLTGILVLSVFGLTINIVVLFALIMAVGMLVDGAIVVTEFADRQMSEGINKEQAYAMAAKRMAWPIIASTATTLAAFAPLLFWPGMMGEFMKFMPITLIAVLTASLLMALIFVPTMGSIWGKSRVITEEEKQQLIQAEEGDIKSLDGFVGKYVNMLSVAIYHPIKVLSLTILFSAAVMVNYIGSGLGSKYFPDVEPEGISLTVRSYGDLSIHEKDEVMREIERRILDMSSIKSLYSKTGGNDLVGKLRINLVNWQFRPSANELVAELHRRVDNYAGVEVEVRKDQMGPQQGKDLKLELSSRDPVELEDAVRRVRAALDVNEHFTNIEDGGAKPGIEWQLKVDRALAATFGADATLVGTSVQMVTNGLKLGEYRPDDVDDDLDIRVRFPSNKRSINRLDELRLKTQDGLVPMTNFVEKSAIPKIDNIQRIDGRRVISLQADLAPNSQLDKALPMLKKQLEESDINWMSVAVSFKGQSEEQQESQNFLINAFAIALFVMAIILVTQFNSFYQAMLILSAVLFSTVGVFLALLIAGKPFGVVMSGLGVISLAGIVVNNNIVLIDTYNVLRASGFSAKDAILRTGAQRLRPVLLTTVTTILGLLPMVLQMNIDFIKQDVSFGSPSTQWWAQLATAVAGGLAFATLLTLVLTPCLLALRDYKQQKVKSTVWQATSVYEEI; the protein is encoded by the coding sequence ATGCTAGGGTTAATCGATTCTGCTTTATACCGTACACGTTCGGTAATGATGATTTTTCTGTTATTACTCATCTCTGGCGCTATCACATACAACAGTATCCCAAAAGAATCAAAACCCGATATTCCCATTCCTAATATTTATATTTCAATGATACATGATGGCATTTCTCCGGAAGATGCTGAGCGCATGTTAGTGCGACCAATGGAAAACGAACTAAAATCCCTCGAAGGCATAAAGGAAATGCGCTCTACATCGAGTGAAGGTCACGCAAGTATTATGCTTGAATATGTGCCAGGGTTCGATGCTAAAGAAGCGTTAGCAGATGTTCGAGACAAAGTTACTTTAGCCAAGGCTAAACTGCCCAATGAGACGGAGGAGCCCGTTGTAAAAGAAGTCACCATGGCGAGTAGCCAACCGGCTGTAACAGTATTTTTATCTGGCCCTGTAAGTGAGCGCGGTTTAATTACTATCGCCCGTGATTTGGAAGATAAAATTGCTGCATTGCCGCAAGTATTAGAAGTTGACATCGGTGGCGATCGAGAAGATATGGTGGAAATCATTGTCGATCCACTATTGATGGAAAGTTATGGCCTTGATCAAAATGATATATTTCAGCTAGTTGAACGTAATAATCGCTTAGTACCGGCTGGAACCATGGATACTGGTAAAGGCCGCTTTGCAGTTAAAGTGCCATCGGTATTTGAATCGTTTAAAGATATGTTGGAATTGCCAATAAAAGTAGAAGGTGAGAAAGTCGTAACCTTTGAAGATATTTCTATCGTTCGCCGTGCTTACAAAGATCCAACTAGTTTTGCTCGACTAAATGGTGAACGTGCGATTTCAATCGAAGTTAAAAAACGCCCTGGTCAAAATATCATAGATACGGTTGATAGGGTTCGAACGTTAATCGAGAAAGAACGCGTATTTTGGCCAAAGCATATCTTAGTTAACTACACGGGCGATGAGTCGAAAAACGTCAAAGTTATGTTGCTAGATTTACAAAACAATGTCATCTCAGCGGTGTTGTTAGTTGTAATTGTAATTATTGCTGCTCTTGGTGCGCGTACTGCAAGTTTGGTTGGTCTATCAATCCCTGGTTCATTTTTAACCGGTATCTTAGTACTTTCAGTATTTGGTTTAACAATCAATATTGTTGTTTTATTTGCCCTTATTATGGCGGTTGGCATGTTAGTCGACGGCGCCATAGTGGTGACTGAATTTGCCGATAGACAGATGAGTGAAGGTATTAATAAAGAGCAAGCTTATGCGATGGCGGCTAAGCGCATGGCATGGCCAATTATAGCTTCAACAGCGACCACCCTTGCTGCATTTGCACCATTATTATTTTGGCCTGGAATGATGGGTGAATTTATGAAATTCATGCCAATCACGCTAATTGCAGTTTTAACAGCGTCGTTATTAATGGCGTTGATATTTGTACCTACTATGGGATCTATTTGGGGCAAAAGTCGAGTTATTACTGAAGAAGAGAAACAACAATTAATACAAGCAGAAGAAGGCGATATTAAATCTTTAGACGGCTTTGTTGGAAAATACGTCAATATGCTTTCTGTCGCTATTTATCACCCGATTAAAGTATTATCTTTGACTATTCTGTTCTCCGCTGCGGTGATGGTGAATTATATCGGCTCAGGTTTAGGTAGCAAATATTTTCCTGATGTCGAACCTGAAGGAATTAGTCTAACGGTTCGATCTTATGGTGATTTATCCATTCATGAAAAAGATGAAGTAATGCGTGAAATTGAACGTCGCATTCTAGATATGAGCTCAATTAAGTCTCTGTATTCTAAAACTGGTGGTAATGATTTAGTGGGCAAGCTTAGAATTAACTTGGTTAATTGGCAGTTTAGGCCAAGTGCTAATGAATTAGTCGCAGAACTTCATCGACGAGTCGATAACTATGCAGGCGTTGAAGTAGAAGTTCGAAAAGATCAGATGGGACCGCAACAAGGTAAAGACCTGAAATTGGAACTATCTTCTCGTGACCCTGTGGAATTAGAAGATGCGGTTCGAAGGGTTCGAGCAGCATTAGATGTAAACGAGCACTTTACCAATATTGAAGATGGGGGAGCAAAACCTGGCATCGAATGGCAGCTTAAGGTGGATAGAGCATTGGCGGCTACTTTTGGTGCAGATGCGACATTAGTTGGTACCTCGGTTCAAATGGTTACAAACGGGCTTAAGCTTGGTGAGTACCGCCCTGATGATGTTGATGATGACTTAGATATTCGTGTTCGCTTTCCTTCCAATAAACGTAGCATCAATCGTTTAGATGAGTTGCGATTAAAAACGCAAGACGGCTTGGTGCCTATGACTAATTTTGTTGAAAAGTCGGCAATTCCTAAAATTGATAATATTCAACGTATTGATGGAAGGCGAGTCATTAGTTTACAAGCTGACTTGGCTCCTAATAGCCAGCTTGACAAAGCACTACCAATGCTGAAAAAGCAATTAGAAGAGTCCGATATAAACTGGATGAGTGTTGCTGTTTCATTTAAAGGGCAATCTGAAGAGCAACAAGAATCGCAGAACTTTTTGATCAACGCTTTCGCCATCGCTTTATTTGTAATGGCAATTATTTTAGTCACTCAATTTAATAGTTTTTATCAGGCGATGTTGATTTTATCTGCGGTATTATTTTCTACGGTCGGTGTGTTTTTAGCCTTGTTAATAGCTGGTAAACCTTTTGGTGTAGTAATGTCTGGGCTAGGAGTGATCTCTCTCGCCGGTATTGTTGTTAATAACAATATCGTTTTAATTGATACGTATAATGTTCTAAGAGCATCAGGCTTTAGTGCGAAAGATGCAATTTTACGCACTGGCGCGCAGCGTTTACGTCCAGTGTTACTTACCACTGTTACAACAATCTTAGGGTTGTTACCTATGGTGCTACAAATGAATATCGACTTTATCAAACAAGATGTAAGTTTTGGCTCTCCATCTACTCAATGGTGGGCACAATTAGCTACTGCAGTGGCAGGTGGCCTAGCATTTGCTACACTTTTAACTCTAGTATTGACACCTTGTTTATTAGCGCTCCGCGATTATAAACAGCAAAAAGTGAAATCCACAGTGTGGCAAGCAACGTCAGTCTATGAAGAAATCTAA
- a CDS encoding TraB/GumN family protein — protein MNKIWKAITVLLITSFTFSAMAKAPVWKVTKNGSSVYLGGTVHVLSQSDYPLPKAFDEAYDQAEIIVLEMDGLALQKPENAQKLMMNMMYKDGRTYADDLKPETVKKLNAYLTSKGIPLANLQSFKPSMISITITMLELQALGLGGTGVDAYYQLKGKNDSKSFKFLETAEEQMSYIANMGKGYEDELITYTLRDMATLGEKMAELKAVWRAGENEKLFDVAAKEWKAEFETAYNQIIVERNNNWMDDLEGYFTTKEVELVLVGALHLVGNDGVLKMLSDKGYTIEQM, from the coding sequence ATGAATAAAATATGGAAAGCCATTACGGTTCTATTGATCACTAGTTTTACCTTTTCAGCAATGGCCAAAGCACCAGTGTGGAAAGTAACAAAAAACGGAAGTAGCGTATATTTAGGTGGTACTGTTCATGTACTTAGTCAAAGCGATTATCCACTACCAAAAGCATTTGACGAAGCTTACGACCAAGCAGAAATTATTGTTCTGGAAATGGATGGTCTTGCATTGCAAAAGCCTGAAAATGCTCAAAAGTTAATGATGAATATGATGTACAAAGATGGGCGAACATACGCAGATGATTTAAAGCCAGAAACAGTGAAAAAATTAAATGCCTACTTAACATCAAAGGGGATACCTTTAGCTAACCTTCAATCGTTTAAGCCGTCAATGATCAGCATAACAATTACTATGTTAGAGCTGCAAGCATTAGGACTTGGTGGTACAGGTGTTGATGCGTATTATCAATTAAAAGGTAAGAATGACAGTAAGTCGTTTAAGTTTTTGGAAACCGCAGAAGAGCAAATGAGCTATATCGCTAATATGGGTAAGGGATATGAAGATGAACTAATTACTTACACGTTGCGAGATATGGCGACTCTAGGCGAAAAAATGGCTGAGCTGAAAGCTGTATGGCGAGCAGGCGAAAACGAAAAACTATTTGATGTAGCTGCTAAAGAATGGAAGGCTGAATTTGAAACAGCGTATAACCAAATCATTGTCGAGCGTAACAATAATTGGATGGATGATTTAGAAGGATATTTCACCACTAAAGAAGTTGAATTAGTATTGGTTGGCGCATTGCATTTAGTTGGAAACGATGGTGTTCTAAAAATGCTTAGCGATAAAGGCTATACCATCGAACAAATGTAA
- a CDS encoding cytochrome b/b6 domain-containing protein, which translates to MTRIWDNFTRIYHFSQLILIGLLWYTGDNGMFELHFASAFVLLALLVTRILWGIFGSTTSKFSHFVKSPFHVLKAWKENLIAKPAVGHNPVAGYMIIALMLSMLVQLFTGLFSSDDVFSEGPLYVFVDESFASSMVSLHHSNFDILLALISLHVLAGILHLIRGDNVIKAIFTGFKNNIHEKPNSLVFKSAVLPIIIWLIISVVIYQWGMAYASY; encoded by the coding sequence ATGACAAGAATTTGGGACAACTTCACTCGTATCTATCACTTTAGCCAATTGATACTTATTGGCCTGCTTTGGTATACCGGTGACAACGGAATGTTTGAACTTCACTTTGCCAGTGCATTTGTTTTGCTGGCATTGTTAGTCACTCGTATCTTATGGGGAATATTCGGCAGCACCACTTCTAAATTTAGCCATTTCGTAAAGTCGCCATTTCATGTTTTGAAGGCGTGGAAGGAAAACTTAATTGCCAAACCTGCTGTAGGTCACAACCCTGTCGCTGGTTATATGATTATTGCTTTGATGCTATCAATGTTGGTACAGTTATTCACCGGGTTATTTAGTTCCGATGATGTATTTTCTGAAGGTCCTTTATATGTGTTTGTTGATGAATCATTTGCTAGCTCTATGGTGAGTCTACATCATTCAAATTTTGATATACTATTGGCTCTCATCTCGCTACATGTTCTCGCGGGCATTTTGCACTTAATTCGTGGCGACAATGTCATTAAAGCAATATTCACTGGCTTTAAAAATAACATTCACGAAAAACCTAATAGCCTTGTTTTTAAATCTGCGGTTTTACCGATAATTATTTGGTTAATAATCTCGGTTGTGATTTATCAATGGGGCATGGCTTACGCGAGTTATTAG
- a CDS encoding cytochrome b562, whose product MKKLLITALLSFVTLTSANAAHPQCGETELADIMSSMKDNMKAIKAASKQKDSAKISEIAAELLVHVQDSAKYVPLAISDKKELTAQQQADFDKYQKGMKALEKAVLELKNATSFEQQKAALGLISKASKKGHKAFKMDCDD is encoded by the coding sequence ATGAAAAAATTATTAATTACAGCACTCTTATCATTCGTAACGTTAACTTCGGCAAATGCCGCACATCCGCAATGCGGTGAAACTGAATTAGCAGATATCATGTCATCGATGAAAGATAACATGAAAGCAATTAAAGCCGCATCAAAACAGAAAGACAGCGCAAAAATCAGTGAAATAGCTGCTGAGTTACTTGTACATGTTCAAGATTCTGCTAAATACGTACCATTAGCTATCTCAGATAAGAAAGAGTTAACTGCGCAGCAGCAAGCTGATTTTGACAAATACCAAAAAGGTATGAAAGCGCTAGAAAAAGCCGTTTTAGAATTAAAAAATGCAACGTCTTTTGAACAACAAAAAGCGGCATTAGGCTTAATCTCTAAAGCGTCTAAAAAAGGCCATAAAGCATTTAAGATGGATTGTGACGACTAA
- the rnr gene encoding ribonuclease R has protein sequence MKHKDPHFKREADKYDKPVASRELLLSLITEQGHPMTFVQVCKLLGYKDEEQKIGVKRRLRAMENAGQLVFTKFKQYAIATQSSVITGEVIGHRDGFGFLKPDDGEKDLYIPYHEMRKLIHGDIVEARITASADQKGRQEVKVLDVLVPRKDKIIGRIFVEHSVITVIPEDAKISHEIVIPKGKHQGARHGQMVIAEIIQRPTKRTTALGQVTEVLGEHMAPGMEVQVAVHQHDIPHAWPQELLDEISSLTNEVDEKAKQGRIDLRDLPLVTIDGEDARDFDDAVYCKPEEGGGWRLWVAIADVSYYVRPGTALDGEAIKRGNSVYFPNQVIPMLPEVLSNGLCSLNPDVDRLCMVSEMQISASGKLTDAKFYPAVMRSHARFTYTKVAAILEGDGELREQYSDRVNDLEEMHKLYHSLVDARRIRGAIEFETEEVRFIYNAERKIESVEPVVRNDAHKIIEECMILANVATAKFVEKHQKPGLYRVHDKPNEDKYNNLISYLAELGIELSKKDEPNPGDFKEIAEKVADRPDKELIQTMLLRSMKQAVYQAENLGHFGLSLDAYSHFTSPIRRYPDLVIHRVIKAVLEKQNTDSVNIGFHSYDEQQVSELGEHCSMTERRADDATRDVSDWLKCEFMQDHVGDTFTGVISTVTNFGFFVRLQDFHIEGLVHISSLGKDFFSHDEVHMCLVGEHTKQRYHIGDVIDVQVAAVNLDDKKIDLILAGDSQVLTPNKKLKKKAASADYKKSKKGSARSAFDKSAKSAKANTKGGAKKAGKIKKKKRPGKNARKKAK, from the coding sequence TTGAAGCATAAAGATCCCCATTTCAAGCGAGAAGCTGACAAATACGACAAGCCAGTCGCCAGCCGTGAATTGTTATTATCACTAATTACCGAACAAGGTCACCCAATGACTTTTGTCCAAGTATGTAAATTGCTCGGTTATAAAGATGAGGAACAAAAGATTGGCGTCAAACGTCGGTTGCGGGCAATGGAGAATGCAGGTCAGTTAGTATTTACTAAGTTCAAGCAGTACGCTATTGCGACTCAGTCGTCAGTTATTACTGGTGAAGTAATTGGTCATCGAGATGGTTTTGGCTTTTTAAAACCTGATGATGGGGAGAAAGATCTTTATATTCCATATCATGAAATGCGCAAGCTTATTCATGGCGATATTGTCGAAGCAAGAATAACTGCTAGTGCCGATCAAAAAGGGCGACAAGAAGTTAAAGTATTGGATGTCTTAGTACCGCGCAAAGATAAAATCATTGGTCGAATTTTTGTAGAGCACTCAGTCATCACAGTCATTCCTGAAGATGCCAAAATTAGTCATGAAATTGTCATTCCTAAAGGCAAACACCAAGGCGCTCGTCATGGACAAATGGTTATTGCTGAAATTATTCAGCGCCCTACCAAACGAACTACTGCTTTAGGTCAAGTTACAGAGGTTTTAGGGGAACATATGGCTCCTGGCATGGAAGTGCAGGTGGCTGTTCATCAACACGATATTCCTCATGCATGGCCGCAAGAATTGCTCGATGAAATTTCTTCTCTAACCAATGAAGTAGACGAAAAAGCAAAACAAGGTCGTATAGATCTGCGTGATTTACCATTAGTCACAATAGATGGAGAAGATGCTCGAGATTTTGATGATGCAGTTTATTGTAAACCTGAAGAAGGCGGTGGTTGGCGTTTATGGGTAGCAATAGCAGATGTCAGCTATTATGTTCGACCTGGCACTGCCCTTGATGGCGAGGCGATTAAGCGCGGTAATTCAGTTTATTTTCCTAACCAAGTCATTCCAATGTTACCGGAAGTTCTCTCCAATGGTTTATGTTCATTAAATCCTGATGTTGATCGCTTATGTATGGTAAGCGAGATGCAAATTAGTGCAAGTGGTAAATTAACTGATGCCAAATTTTACCCTGCCGTTATGCGCTCTCATGCTCGCTTTACTTATACAAAAGTGGCTGCAATTTTAGAAGGCGACGGAGAATTAAGAGAACAATATAGTGATCGTGTAAATGACCTTGAGGAAATGCATAAGCTCTATCATTCATTAGTTGATGCTCGTCGTATACGCGGGGCAATTGAATTCGAAACCGAAGAAGTTCGTTTCATTTATAACGCTGAACGAAAAATTGAATCCGTAGAGCCGGTTGTTCGCAATGATGCTCACAAAATCATTGAAGAGTGCATGATATTGGCCAATGTTGCGACGGCCAAATTTGTTGAGAAACATCAAAAGCCCGGTCTTTACCGTGTCCATGACAAGCCTAATGAAGATAAATATAACAACTTAATAAGTTACCTTGCTGAACTAGGCATTGAGCTGTCTAAAAAGGATGAGCCAAATCCTGGTGATTTTAAGGAAATCGCAGAAAAGGTTGCCGATCGTCCAGATAAAGAATTAATTCAAACTATGTTGCTACGTTCAATGAAGCAGGCGGTTTATCAAGCTGAAAATCTCGGACATTTCGGTCTATCTCTAGATGCATATTCACATTTCACCTCTCCAATTCGTCGTTATCCCGATTTGGTTATTCACCGTGTTATTAAAGCGGTGCTTGAAAAGCAAAACACGGATTCAGTTAATATTGGCTTTCACAGCTATGATGAACAACAAGTTAGCGAGCTAGGTGAACATTGCTCGATGACTGAGCGCCGGGCTGACGACGCTACCCGGGATGTTTCAGATTGGCTTAAATGTGAATTTATGCAAGATCATGTTGGCGATACGTTTACCGGGGTCATTTCCACTGTAACTAATTTCGGCTTTTTCGTTCGTTTACAAGATTTTCATATAGAAGGGTTAGTTCATATTAGCTCTCTTGGAAAAGACTTTTTCAGTCATGATGAAGTGCATATGTGCTTAGTTGGCGAGCACACTAAGCAGCGCTATCACATTGGTGATGTGATAGATGTTCAAGTAGCGGCGGTAAATCTTGACGACAAGAAAATTGACTTAATTCTTGCCGGAGACTCACAAGTTTTAACGCCTAATAAAAAACTTAAGAAAAAAGCTGCAAGCGCTGATTATAAGAAATCTAAAAAAGGTAGTGCACGTTCTGCCTTTGATAAATCTGCAAAAAGCGCCAAAGCGAACACAAAAGGCGGGGCTAAAAAAGCAGGTAAAATTAAAAAGAAGAAGCGCCCTGGTAAAAACGCTCGTAAAAAAGCGAAATAG
- the rlmB gene encoding 23S rRNA (guanosine(2251)-2'-O)-methyltransferase RlmB, which translates to MAKQDELVFGIHAVSALMKRAPERFIELWLLKGREDERLLPIINLARKYGVSMQQMHRKALDDKSEGEQHQGVIARVKAGKVFTEDDLQDIVESTLARNEQPFLLILDGVTDPHNLGACLRNADAAGVQAIIVPKDNAARITATVRKVAVGAAETIPLVQVTNLARSMKALQNLGIWIIGTAGEATQSLYDCKLNGPMALVMGAEGKGMRRLTRETCDDLVKLPMAGEVSSLNVSVASGICLFEIVRQRLTN; encoded by the coding sequence ATGGCAAAACAAGATGAATTAGTGTTTGGTATTCACGCGGTTAGTGCTCTAATGAAGAGAGCGCCTGAGCGATTTATTGAACTTTGGTTATTAAAAGGACGTGAAGACGAACGTTTGTTACCGATAATAAACCTTGCTCGAAAATACGGTGTATCGATGCAGCAAATGCATCGCAAAGCGTTGGATGACAAAAGTGAGGGAGAGCAACATCAAGGGGTTATTGCGAGAGTAAAAGCAGGTAAAGTTTTTACAGAAGACGATTTACAAGATATTGTCGAGTCGACTTTAGCTAGAAATGAGCAACCATTTTTATTAATTCTAGATGGCGTAACTGACCCACATAATCTTGGTGCTTGTTTGCGTAATGCGGATGCCGCAGGCGTGCAAGCTATTATCGTACCAAAAGATAATGCTGCTCGTATTACTGCTACGGTGAGAAAAGTTGCTGTAGGCGCTGCAGAAACAATTCCTTTAGTGCAGGTAACCAATTTAGCTCGTTCAATGAAAGCGCTGCAAAATTTAGGTATATGGATTATTGGCACTGCTGGCGAAGCAACCCAATCACTTTATGATTGTAAGCTTAATGGGCCGATGGCATTAGTAATGGGCGCTGAAGGCAAAGGTATGCGTCGCTTAACTCGTGAAACATGCGACGATTTAGTTAAATTACCTATGGCTGGCGAAGTATCGAGTTTGAATGTATCTGTTGCAAGCGGAATTTGTTTGTTTGAAATCGTAAGACAGCGATTAACGAATTAA
- the rpsF gene encoding 30S ribosomal protein S6 has protein sequence MRHYEIVFMVHPDQSEQVTGMIQRYSDMITAAEGTIHRLEDWGRRQLAYPINKLHKAHYVLMNIEAPQSVIDELETSFRYNDVVIRNMIMRTKGAVTEASPMAAAKDDRREDRRERKEVTTEAPATEAPATEAPAAE, from the coding sequence ATGCGTCATTACGAAATCGTATTTATGGTTCACCCTGATCAGAGTGAACAAGTAACTGGTATGATCCAACGTTACTCAGACATGATCACTGCTGCTGAAGGTACTATCCACCGTCTTGAAGACTGGGGTCGTCGTCAGTTAGCATACCCAATCAATAAATTGCACAAAGCACACTATGTTCTTATGAACATTGAAGCGCCACAGTCAGTTATTGATGAGTTAGAAACTTCTTTCCGTTATAACGATGTTGTTATTCGTAACATGATCATGCGCACTAAAGGCGCGGTAACTGAAGCATCACCTATGGCTGCTGCTAAAGATGACCGTCGCGAAGACCGCCGCGAGAGAAAAGAAGTTACTACAGAAGCGCCAGCTACAGAAGCACCAGCTACTGAAGCACCAGCTGCAGAATAG
- the priB gene encoding primosomal replication protein N: MSENCLVLTGAVVKTAQVSISPAGIAHCKFSLEHRSIQNEDGMNRQTFARMQVVATGQWSQNLSRELIAGCNVKVSGFINRHETRSGNPILVLHAQKIEMIN, from the coding sequence GTGAGTGAAAATTGCCTTGTATTGACAGGCGCTGTGGTAAAAACCGCACAAGTGTCAATAAGCCCAGCAGGGATTGCCCATTGTAAGTTTTCGTTAGAACATCGGTCTATCCAAAATGAAGATGGCATGAACCGCCAAACATTCGCAAGAATGCAAGTAGTGGCAACGGGTCAATGGTCACAAAACTTATCTCGTGAACTTATTGCGGGCTGTAATGTAAAAGTGTCTGGTTTTATTAACCGTCACGAAACCAGAAGTGGGAATCCAATTTTGGTATTACATGCCCAAAAAATTGAAATGATTAATTAG
- the rpsR gene encoding 30S ribosomal protein S18: protein MSRFFRRRKFCRFSAEGVAEIDYKDIATLKNYITESGKIVPSRITGTSAKYQRQLGRAIKRARYLSLLPYTDLHK, encoded by the coding sequence ATGTCACGTTTTTTTAGACGTCGTAAATTCTGTCGCTTTAGCGCAGAGGGCGTAGCTGAGATCGATTACAAAGACATCGCTACGTTAAAAAACTATATCACTGAAAGTGGTAAAATTGTTCCTAGCCGTATTACAGGTACTTCAGCTAAGTATCAACGTCAACTTGGTCGTGCGATCAAGCGTGCTCGTTACTTATCTTTATTACCATATACTGACCTACACAAGTAA
- the rplI gene encoding 50S ribosomal protein L9: MQVILLDKIAKLGGLGDQVEVKSGYARNYLLPQGKAVIASKANVEHFEARRAELESKLAEVLATAEARAAKLVELAEVTIASKAGDEGKLFGSIGTNDIATALTEAGVEVAKAEVRLPLGTIRETGEFDIVIHLHADVDTTVKVVVIAQA, encoded by the coding sequence ATGCAAGTAATTCTTCTTGATAAAATTGCCAAGTTAGGCGGCCTGGGTGATCAGGTAGAAGTTAAGTCTGGTTATGCTCGTAACTACCTTTTACCTCAAGGTAAAGCTGTTATCGCATCAAAGGCAAACGTTGAACACTTCGAAGCACGTCGTGCTGAGTTAGAATCTAAATTAGCTGAAGTTTTAGCAACTGCTGAAGCTCGTGCTGCTAAATTAGTAGAACTAGCTGAAGTTACTATCGCTTCTAAAGCTGGTGACGAAGGTAAACTTTTCGGTTCAATCGGTACAAACGACATCGCTACAGCATTAACTGAAGCTGGTGTTGAAGTAGCTAAAGCAGAAGTTCGTCTTCCTCTAGGTACTATCCGTGAAACTGGTGAGTTCGATATCGTTATCCACCTTCACGCTGACGTAGATACAACTGTTAAAGTTGTAGTTATCGCTCAAGCGTAA
- a CDS encoding 1-aminocyclopropane-1-carboxylate deaminase/D-cysteine desulfhydrase gives MNKILSQLQPVNHQLFYKHNISVMIKRDDLIHPVISGNKWRKLKYNLLQAKAENKNTILSFGGAFSNHIHALAYACNVQDLNSIGIIRGEPEYANNFTLRWSKHWGMDLNFVDRKTYKQRDNPDYIDQLSIQYPNAYIVPEGGSNELALPGMGEVITEINEQADFDYLLTPVGSGGTLAGLVKADNNKHKLLGISVLKQQGYLDDEVNKLLESDDNRFKNWQILNDFHRGGYAKYKKEDAKRIYQFSQQTGIPFEPVYSGKMLLAFLDLLEQGYFPEKSKIVLLHTGGLQGLGGMHERGLLNDHDWPIPQRAPV, from the coding sequence ATGAACAAGATATTAAGCCAATTACAGCCGGTCAATCACCAATTATTTTATAAGCACAATATAAGCGTGATGATTAAACGCGATGATCTAATTCATCCTGTCATTTCGGGAAATAAATGGCGAAAGCTAAAATATAATCTGCTGCAAGCAAAAGCTGAAAACAAAAACACCATTTTAAGTTTTGGCGGTGCATTCTCAAATCATATTCACGCATTAGCTTATGCTTGTAATGTTCAAGATTTAAACTCAATCGGAATTATTCGCGGTGAGCCAGAATACGCAAACAACTTTACCTTACGCTGGTCGAAGCATTGGGGAATGGACCTAAATTTTGTTGACCGAAAAACTTACAAGCAACGAGATAACCCTGACTATATCGATCAACTATCAATACAATATCCTAACGCATACATAGTGCCAGAAGGTGGAAGTAATGAATTAGCTCTACCTGGTATGGGTGAAGTAATAACAGAGATAAATGAGCAAGCAGATTTTGACTATCTGCTAACGCCAGTTGGCAGTGGTGGCACATTGGCGGGATTGGTAAAGGCCGACAATAACAAACATAAATTGCTGGGTATTTCAGTTCTAAAGCAACAAGGCTATCTTGATGATGAAGTCAATAAATTGCTCGAAAGTGACGACAATAGATTTAAAAACTGGCAAATATTAAATGATTTTCATCGAGGCGGTTACGCGAAATACAAGAAAGAGGATGCTAAAAGAATTTATCAGTTTAGTCAGCAGACGGGCATTCCTTTTGAGCCTGTATATTCAGGTAAGATGCTATTAGCGTTTTTAGACTTATTGGAACAAGGTTATTTTCCGGAAAAATCGAAAATAGTACTTTTGCATACTGGCGGCCTTCAAGGGTTAGGTGGTATGCATGAGCGAGGACTTCTTAATGACCATGATTGGCCAATTCCACAACGCGCTCCAGTCTAA